The Achromobacter deleyi region CCGATCTGGGCGAAGTGGTGCTGCAGCCCGGCACCGGCGGCATCTTCCAGATCACCTATAACGGCGACCTGATCTGGGACCGCAAGAGCGACGGCGGCTTCCCGGAGGCCAAGGTGCTCAAGCAGCGGGTGCGAGACCGCCTCGATCCGGCCCGGCCGCTGGGCCATATCGACGGCCACGCCGCCGGCCCCGTGTCCGGACCCGATACCTGAGGCCCGCTGCGCCAACAAGAAAAGGCCGGTCCCAGGCGAGACCGGCCAAAGCAGCACTACCCCGATAGTGACTGACCCGCTACGCGGCGGATTCCGCGTGTTTCAGTGCCTCCCGCGCCTTGCGCTGCCGCAGCGCCGACACGGCCAGCAAGGCGATCAGCGCCACGCATGCCAGGATGAAACCCAGGCTGATCGGACGCGAGACGAAGATCGACAGCTCGCCGCGCGACAGCAGCAGCGCGCGCCGGAAGTTCTCTTCCACCATGGGTCCCAGCACGAACCCAAGCAGCAGCGGCGCGGGCTCGAAGCGCAGCCGGATCAGCGCATAGCCCGCGGCCCCGAACAAGGTCACCATGCCCACGT contains the following coding sequences:
- a CDS encoding SelT/SelW/SelH family protein — protein: MNTPAFRPRIVILYCTQCQWLLRAGWMAQELLSTFSTDLGEVVLQPGTGGIFQITYNGDLIWDRKSDGGFPEAKVLKQRVRDRLDPARPLGHIDGHAAGPVSGPDT